Proteins from a single region of Pseudopedobacter saltans DSM 12145:
- the yihA gene encoding ribosome biogenesis GTP-binding protein YihA/YsxC: MIIKSAEFTVSNTKISKLPPCVLPEYAFIGRSNVGKSSLINMLTDVKGLAKTSQKPGKTQLINHFLINKEWYLVDLPGYGYARSSKSNRLEWAKFIKNYLEKRESLQCVFVLIDSRLEPQKIDIEFCCYLGERGIPFILIFTKADKNGVNKSQQNMSAFKKEMLKHFEEVPQMLLTSSETKFGKEEVLSFIQDVNQHFEIPEVAQTQIEAGLKSKD; encoded by the coding sequence ATGATTATCAAATCCGCAGAATTTACTGTCAGTAATACCAAAATAAGCAAGCTTCCTCCCTGCGTTTTACCTGAATACGCATTTATAGGAAGATCTAATGTAGGAAAGTCTTCTTTAATCAATATGCTCACTGATGTAAAGGGTTTAGCTAAAACTTCCCAAAAGCCAGGAAAAACGCAGTTGATAAATCATTTTTTGATTAATAAAGAATGGTATCTTGTAGATTTACCTGGCTATGGCTATGCCAGAAGTTCGAAATCAAACAGGCTTGAATGGGCTAAATTTATTAAAAACTATCTGGAAAAAAGAGAAAGTCTGCAATGCGTTTTTGTTCTTATTGACAGCCGTTTGGAGCCTCAGAAAATTGACATAGAGTTTTGTTGTTATTTGGGAGAAAGAGGGATTCCTTTCATCCTGATCTTCACCAAGGCGGATAAAAACGGAGTAAATAAATCTCAGCAAAACATGTCGGCTTTTAAAAAAGAAATGCTAAAACATTTTGAAGAGGTTCCACAAATGTTGCTGACATCTTCTGAAACCAAATTCGGAAAAGAGGAAGTTTTAAGCTTTATTCAGGATGTAAATCAACATTTTGAAATTCCTGAAGTTGCACAGACACAAATTGAAGCTGGATTGAAGAGTAAAGATTAA
- a CDS encoding UbiA-like polyprenyltransferase, with translation MKKYLSLVTFSHTIFAMPFAFIGFFLAISTTDHPFSWLKLLLMVCCMVFARNAAMAFNRYLDRDIDALNPRTKVRDIPSGRISAKNALIFTLINCALFISATWFINPLCFYLSPVALLVVLGYSATKRFTALCHLVLGLGLSLAPIGAYLVITGEFAVLPVLFSLAVLCWVSGFDIIYALQDEDFDRNLKLHSIPSYLGTKNALMVSNILHICSAIFVIIPVLITPLSWFYFVGLAIFVTMLIYQHRLVKPNDLSRVNFAFMTTNGIASVAFAVCFLLDVFIRS, from the coding sequence ATGAAGAAATACCTTTCGTTAGTTACATTTTCGCATACCATTTTTGCCATGCCTTTTGCTTTTATTGGTTTCTTTTTGGCAATAAGCACAACAGATCATCCCTTTTCATGGCTCAAACTTTTATTAATGGTTTGTTGTATGGTTTTTGCCCGAAATGCGGCCATGGCATTCAATCGATATTTAGACAGGGATATAGATGCACTTAACCCTCGCACAAAAGTTCGGGATATTCCTTCTGGAAGAATTTCGGCCAAAAACGCTTTGATATTTACACTAATAAATTGTGCATTGTTCATCTCTGCTACGTGGTTTATTAATCCTTTGTGTTTTTATTTGTCACCCGTAGCTTTACTGGTGGTTTTAGGTTATAGCGCTACCAAACGTTTTACCGCACTATGTCATTTGGTTTTAGGATTAGGCTTATCATTAGCCCCAATTGGTGCTTACTTAGTGATTACGGGGGAGTTTGCGGTATTACCGGTGTTATTTTCTCTGGCTGTACTTTGCTGGGTAAGTGGCTTTGATATTATCTATGCACTTCAGGACGAGGATTTTGACAGAAACTTGAAACTGCATTCAATTCCGTCTTACCTGGGTACAAAAAATGCCTTAATGGTTAGCAATATATTACATATCTGCTCTGCAATATTTGTAATTATTCCTGTCCTTATAACTCCATTATCCTGGTTTTACTTTGTTGGTTTGGCTATTTTCGTCACTATGCTGATTTATCAGCACAGACTGGTAAAACCAAATGACCTGTCCAGAGTTAACTTTGCTTTTATGACTACAAACGGAATTGCTTCCGTAGCGTTTGCCGTTTGTTTCTTGTTAGACGTTTTTATTAGATCATAA
- a CDS encoding M3 family oligoendopeptidase, with translation MIKKKEKTFVPNNMEIKWENLEPLFKELQNRPIDSFSDLEQWLRDRSELEATLEEDFAWRYIKMTCDTSNEELVKSFQYFATEIEPKIAPLQNELNKKLVESAFVNDLNHDKYFIYLRGVKKALALFREENIPLQTEIQIEQQKYQGITGAMSVTIDEQEYTLEQASNFLKDLDRSKREKAWKSITLRRLQDKEELDVLFNKLKSLRHQVALNADFKNFRDYMFEALGRFDYSVQDVYNFHHAVQQEIVPLLAEQAEDRKKALNLDVLKPWDTEVDTSGKPALKPFSNGEELINKSILCFDKLNPYLGERLSIMKENNLFDVESRKGKAPGGYNYPLAETGAPFIFMNSAGSFRDLTTMVHEGGHAVHTFLTADLELNDFKHCPSEVAELASMSMELISMDYWDEFFSDPAELKRAKQYQLKDVLKTLPWVAVVDKFQHWIYENPEHSSEERTIAWKRIFTEFGANFVDWSDHEDALANLWQKQLHIFEVPFYYIEYGIAQLGAIAVWKNYKENPEKGLQNYIEALKLGYTKSIKEIYKTAGIEFDFSAAYIRELAQFVITELKKLN, from the coding sequence ATGATAAAAAAGAAAGAAAAAACATTTGTTCCCAACAACATGGAAATTAAATGGGAAAATCTAGAACCTCTGTTCAAAGAATTACAAAACCGTCCGATAGATAGTTTTTCTGATTTGGAACAATGGTTAAGGGACCGCAGCGAATTGGAAGCTACATTGGAGGAAGACTTTGCCTGGCGATATATTAAAATGACCTGCGATACTTCTAATGAAGAACTTGTTAAAAGCTTTCAATATTTCGCAACGGAAATTGAGCCTAAAATTGCTCCACTTCAAAATGAATTGAATAAAAAATTGGTAGAATCTGCTTTTGTAAACGATTTAAACCATGACAAATATTTTATTTACCTGAGAGGTGTTAAAAAAGCACTTGCCCTGTTCAGAGAAGAAAACATTCCGTTACAGACAGAAATTCAAATCGAACAACAGAAATATCAGGGTATTACAGGTGCCATGTCTGTTACTATAGATGAACAAGAGTACACTTTAGAGCAAGCTTCTAACTTTTTAAAAGATTTAGACAGGTCAAAAAGGGAAAAAGCTTGGAAAAGTATAACCTTGAGACGTTTACAGGATAAGGAAGAATTAGACGTCTTATTCAATAAGCTAAAATCCTTAAGGCATCAGGTAGCTTTGAATGCCGATTTCAAGAATTTCAGAGATTATATGTTCGAAGCTCTAGGCCGTTTCGATTATTCTGTTCAGGACGTTTATAACTTCCATCATGCTGTTCAGCAAGAAATTGTGCCTTTATTGGCAGAACAGGCGGAAGATCGCAAAAAGGCCCTGAATTTAGATGTTTTAAAACCCTGGGATACCGAGGTTGACACTTCCGGAAAACCAGCATTGAAACCTTTTTCTAACGGCGAAGAGTTAATAAATAAGTCTATTCTGTGCTTTGACAAATTGAACCCGTATTTAGGAGAAAGATTGTCTATCATGAAAGAGAACAATCTTTTTGATGTTGAGAGCAGGAAAGGAAAAGCTCCGGGAGGTTACAATTATCCTTTGGCAGAAACCGGTGCGCCCTTCATTTTCATGAATTCGGCGGGCTCTTTTAGAGACCTTACTACAATGGTTCATGAAGGCGGCCATGCAGTGCACACTTTCTTAACAGCAGATTTAGAACTTAACGATTTTAAACATTGTCCTTCTGAAGTTGCAGAATTGGCTTCAATGTCTATGGAACTAATTTCTATGGATTATTGGGATGAATTTTTTTCTGATCCGGCAGAGTTGAAAAGGGCAAAACAATACCAGTTAAAAGATGTGCTAAAAACTTTACCATGGGTAGCTGTTGTAGATAAATTTCAGCATTGGATTTATGAAAATCCCGAGCATAGCAGTGAGGAACGTACGATAGCATGGAAAAGGATATTCACCGAATTTGGGGCTAATTTTGTAGACTGGAGCGATCATGAGGATGCGTTAGCAAACCTTTGGCAAAAACAGCTTCACATATTCGAGGTTCCGTTTTACTATATTGAGTACGGGATTGCGCAGCTTGGCGCTATAGCTGTTTGGAAAAATTATAAGGAAAACCCGGAAAAAGGTCTTCAAAACTATATAGAAGCCCTGAAATTGGGTTATACCAAATCTATAAAAGAGATTTATAAAACAGCAGGAATCGAGTTTGATTTTAGTGCTGCTTATATCAGAGAGCTGGCCCAGTTCGTGATCACCGAATTGAAAAAGCTGAATTAG
- a CDS encoding GreA/GreB family elongation factor has translation MKFKVVMENLEVKLSKGVYSLLKDYLKSNSNAMPEFNKQKLAAELEKAEVLTEKTLPEGFVSVNTKLKIEEEQSGKELEFILVEPKKAKQKLNKLSILSPIGVALAGYKSGDKVSWEMPDGIRNYFIKEVTPVVN, from the coding sequence ATGAAATTTAAAGTTGTTATGGAAAATTTAGAAGTGAAATTATCGAAAGGTGTTTATAGTTTATTAAAGGATTATTTAAAATCAAACAGCAATGCAATGCCTGAGTTCAACAAACAAAAGCTTGCAGCTGAATTGGAAAAGGCAGAGGTTTTAACAGAGAAGACATTACCAGAAGGATTTGTTTCTGTAAATACCAAATTAAAGATAGAGGAAGAGCAGTCTGGTAAAGAATTAGAGTTTATATTGGTAGAGCCTAAAAAAGCAAAGCAAAAATTAAATAAACTTTCTATCTTATCACCAATAGGTGTGGCGCTTGCTGGATATAAAAGTGGCGATAAAGTAAGTTGGGAAATGCCCGATGGTATAAGAAATTATTTTATTAAAGAAGTTACACCAGTGGTGAATTAA
- a CDS encoding Dabb family protein, which translates to MLVHHVLFWLKPDITKEQKKAFREGLESLKNVETIKSFHIGVPLAIERAVVDSSYTFSLFAIFDNIEGYNVYQMHSTHLKFLEKFKKLFEKIIIYDSI; encoded by the coding sequence ATGCTGGTACATCATGTATTATTTTGGCTAAAACCTGATATTACGAAAGAGCAAAAAAAAGCATTTCGCGAAGGTTTGGAATCATTAAAAAATGTGGAAACCATTAAGTCTTTCCATATTGGTGTTCCCCTTGCTATCGAAAGGGCAGTTGTAGATTCTTCTTATACGTTTTCACTTTTCGCTATTTTCGACAACATTGAGGGATATAATGTCTATCAGATGCATTCTACGCATTTAAAATTTTTAGAGAAATTCAAAAAACTATTCGAAAAAATCATCATCTACGATTCTATTTAA
- a CDS encoding DUF2490 domain-containing protein, with product MRHKIILLLVISFISSASFGQNEYKLGIISLLNTDVSFKNQWKLNTKLESRYILSEGEVKTPINFNNRYERSDLEFILTKKLNSIHTLGAGYLGRLKENGDLIHRFIQQYAFIQKSGSMRIAHRFRTDETFGKSEDFRFRLRYRISTDKALEGQTIDEKEFYLKFSNEYLGSYQNSDINLEIRALAALGYNFNDSSKVEAGLDYRMEDMLNETKTHLGWLNIGWYYSF from the coding sequence ATGAGACACAAGATTATTTTATTGCTTGTCATTTCTTTTATAAGTAGTGCTTCGTTCGGCCAAAACGAATATAAATTAGGTATTATATCTCTATTGAATACAGATGTATCATTCAAGAACCAATGGAAACTGAATACCAAACTAGAAAGCAGATATATTCTTTCGGAGGGAGAAGTTAAAACTCCTATAAATTTCAATAATCGGTACGAACGTTCAGATTTAGAGTTTATCCTTACTAAAAAACTAAACTCTATACATACTCTAGGGGCTGGTTACTTAGGCAGACTGAAAGAAAATGGCGATTTAATTCACCGCTTTATACAACAGTATGCATTCATTCAAAAATCTGGCAGCATGCGGATTGCCCATCGTTTCAGAACGGACGAAACCTTTGGAAAAAGTGAAGATTTCAGATTTAGACTGCGGTATAGAATAAGTACAGATAAAGCTTTGGAAGGACAAACCATTGATGAAAAAGAGTTCTATTTAAAATTCAGCAATGAATATCTGGGTTCTTATCAAAACAGCGATATAAATCTGGAGATAAGAGCTTTGGCTGCCTTAGGATACAATTTTAACGATAGCAGTAAAGTCGAGGCTGGTCTGGACTACAGGATGGAAGATATGCTTAATGAAACAAAAACTCATTTAGGCTGGCTAAATATAGGCTGGTATTATAGCTTCTAA
- a CDS encoding SMUG2 DNA glycosylase family protein encodes MIIKTFAQNVIDFNKNLKYSGQLPNGFQVMNPYMDNPETMQVMQAFYQKFYNDSDKRRFIVGINPSRHGAGVTGVPFTDTKRLASVCGIEMKSAHTHEISSVFMYDMITACGGPQNFYKHFYINSPFPLAIIRNAGEDKWLNANYYDDLRLFEMVKDFMISSLKQHISLGLDTSEVFVLGKKNADFISKLNKKEKLFEQLTILEHPRYIQQYKSKDKQLYIDKYIQTLFKGL; translated from the coding sequence ATGATTATAAAGACTTTTGCTCAAAATGTAATTGATTTCAATAAAAACCTGAAATATTCCGGACAATTGCCAAACGGCTTTCAGGTAATGAATCCCTATATGGATAATCCGGAAACCATGCAGGTTATGCAGGCATTTTATCAGAAATTTTATAATGATTCTGATAAAAGGAGATTTATTGTAGGAATTAATCCCAGTCGTCATGGTGCAGGAGTAACAGGTGTGCCCTTTACCGATACAAAAAGATTAGCAAGTGTATGCGGTATCGAAATGAAATCGGCGCACACCCATGAGATATCTTCAGTATTTATGTACGATATGATAACAGCTTGCGGTGGTCCTCAGAACTTTTATAAACATTTTTATATCAACTCTCCTTTTCCATTGGCCATTATCAGAAATGCTGGAGAAGACAAATGGCTTAATGCAAATTACTATGATGATTTGCGGCTTTTCGAAATGGTAAAAGATTTCATGATATCATCTTTAAAACAGCATATCAGTCTCGGATTGGATACTTCTGAAGTCTTTGTTCTGGGAAAGAAAAATGCAGATTTTATCAGTAAGTTGAATAAAAAAGAAAAACTATTCGAGCAACTAACCATATTGGAACATCCACGTTATATCCAACAATATAAATCGAAAGACAAACAACTCTACATTGATAAGTATATCCAAACCTTGTTTAAAGGGCTATAA